The proteins below come from a single Pedobacter sp. MC2016-14 genomic window:
- a CDS encoding KUP/HAK/KT family potassium transporter — translation MSDHKNINSLSAGGLLISLGIVYGDIGTSPLYTLRAIFNTVSDSGQPITPLLVLGALSCIIWTLTLQTTIKYVVITLRADNRGEGGIFSLYSLVRKKAKWLVIPAVIGGCALLADGIITPSITVTSAIEGLQVKFPSLQIIPIVLTIIIFLFVIQQFGTSLVGKLFGPIMFLWFATLGVLGLLYIVHDYSVLKALNPYYAVQLISTNPMALVILGGVFLCTTGAEALYSDLGHCGRKNIRISWIFVKITLILNYLGQGAWLLAHPNYNDKLNPFYQLVPHQYLLPLVALATVAAVIASQAMITGSFTLISEAVRLNLWPKVKINYPSNQKGQIYVPSINWLLCAGCIIVVLIFKRSIDMEGAYGLAINLTFLATTILVAVFMRVKKVPTYIVVLFLTIYGLLELAFLVGNMTKFFHGGFVTVLIGSLLFTVMWGWYAARKIKNRFVKYVEIDDYYQIISELSDDETVAKYSSQLVYLTSANFKTEIESKIMYSILQKEPKRADIYWLVHVDVVDEPFCREYKVEFLIPGKLIRIDFKLGFREEQRVNLLFRKVVEELVKNGEVDITSQYKSLNRHKIAGDFRFVLLEKHLSKFAKLSFYERTVMHYYFVLKRLSLSEERSFGLDSSYVEIEKVPLIFVTPDDIELSRLPV, via the coding sequence ATGTCTGATCATAAAAATATAAATTCTCTCTCAGCAGGCGGCCTGCTCATTAGTTTAGGCATTGTTTATGGAGATATTGGTACATCTCCATTATATACGTTAAGGGCAATTTTTAATACCGTGAGCGATAGTGGCCAGCCGATAACTCCGCTACTTGTACTTGGAGCCTTGTCTTGCATCATCTGGACCCTTACATTGCAAACTACCATTAAGTATGTCGTCATCACCCTTCGTGCAGACAACAGGGGAGAAGGGGGCATTTTTTCATTGTATTCATTGGTGCGTAAAAAAGCAAAGTGGCTGGTTATACCCGCCGTTATAGGTGGTTGTGCTTTACTTGCAGATGGGATCATTACGCCCTCCATTACCGTCACCTCCGCAATAGAAGGCTTGCAGGTAAAATTTCCAAGCCTGCAAATTATTCCTATTGTATTAACCATTATTATTTTTCTTTTTGTGATCCAGCAATTTGGAACCAGCCTGGTGGGCAAGTTGTTCGGTCCAATCATGTTTCTTTGGTTTGCAACCCTTGGGGTATTGGGCTTGCTATATATCGTACATGATTATTCCGTGCTTAAGGCCCTCAATCCATATTATGCAGTACAGCTCATTTCCACCAACCCAATGGCCCTGGTTATACTCGGTGGAGTGTTTCTATGTACTACAGGAGCCGAAGCCTTGTATTCAGACCTCGGTCACTGCGGAAGAAAAAACATCCGCATCAGTTGGATTTTTGTTAAAATCACCTTAATCTTAAATTACCTTGGGCAAGGTGCATGGTTATTGGCGCATCCAAATTACAACGATAAACTTAACCCTTTTTACCAGTTGGTTCCTCACCAGTACCTGCTACCCTTGGTTGCACTGGCTACAGTTGCCGCCGTTATTGCCAGTCAGGCCATGATTACGGGATCCTTTACCCTCATTTCAGAGGCGGTAAGGTTAAACCTTTGGCCAAAAGTTAAAATCAATTATCCAAGCAATCAAAAAGGGCAAATCTATGTGCCATCCATCAACTGGTTGCTTTGTGCGGGGTGTATCATCGTAGTGCTCATCTTCAAAAGATCCATTGATATGGAAGGTGCTTACGGATTAGCCATCAATTTAACTTTCCTGGCCACTACAATTTTAGTCGCGGTATTTATGCGGGTAAAAAAAGTCCCTACCTACATCGTTGTCCTGTTTTTAACCATTTATGGTTTATTAGAACTCGCATTTTTAGTAGGTAACATGACTAAGTTTTTCCATGGCGGTTTTGTAACTGTTTTAATCGGTTCCTTACTTTTTACCGTGATGTGGGGCTGGTATGCCGCCCGCAAGATCAAAAACCGCTTTGTAAAGTACGTGGAGATAGACGATTATTACCAGATCATCAGTGAGCTGAGCGATGACGAAACTGTAGCGAAATATTCATCTCAGTTGGTGTACCTGACAAGTGCTAACTTCAAAACAGAAATAGAGTCCAAAATCATGTACTCTATCCTTCAAAAAGAGCCAAAGCGGGCCGATATTTACTGGCTTGTCCATGTAGATGTGGTAGATGAGCCTTTTTGCAGAGAATATAAAGTAGAATTTCTTATCCCGGGCAAACTAATCCGGATCGACTTCAAGTTGGGTTTTCGCGAAGAGCAGCGGGTTAACCTCCTGTTCAGAAAAGTAGTTGAAGAGCTGGTTAAAAATGGCGAGGTAGACATCACCAGTCAGTATAAATCTTTAAACAGACATAAAATTGCGGGTGACTTCAGATTTGTCTTGCTCGAAAAACATTTGTCTAAGTTTGCCAAACTGAGTTTTTATGAGCGCACTGTGATGCACTATTATTTTGTGCTAAAACGCTTAAGCCTTTCAGAAGAACGTAGTTTTGGCCTGGATTCCAGTTACGTAGAAATAGAAAAAGTACCCTTAATATTTGTAACCCCAGATGATATTGAACTGAGCAGGTTGCCAGTGTAA
- the bcp gene encoding thioredoxin-dependent thiol peroxidase, with translation MSELKEGMQAPEFTAADQAGQPISLAQFKGKTVVLYFYPKDDTPGCTAEACDFRDNYQGLLAKGITVLGVSADDEKSHLKFATKHSLPFTLIADTDKKIVEAYGVWVEKNMYGKKYMGISRKTFIIDENGFIKHIIDKVDTKNATAQVLDLIK, from the coding sequence ATGAGTGAATTAAAAGAAGGTATGCAGGCTCCGGAATTTACCGCAGCAGACCAGGCTGGCCAGCCAATTTCTCTGGCACAATTTAAAGGCAAAACGGTAGTTTTATATTTTTATCCAAAAGACGATACCCCGGGCTGTACCGCAGAGGCTTGCGATTTCAGAGACAATTACCAGGGTTTACTGGCCAAAGGCATTACGGTACTTGGCGTGAGTGCAGATGACGAGAAATCTCACCTGAAATTTGCAACTAAACATAGTTTACCCTTTACATTGATAGCTGATACAGATAAAAAGATTGTAGAGGCTTACGGCGTTTGGGTAGAAAAAAATATGTATGGCAAAAAATACATGGGTATTAGTCGCAAAACCTTTATAATTGATGAAAATGGTTTTATAAAGCACATTATTGACAAGGTTGACACCAAAAATGCGACCGCACAGGTTTTGGATTTGATAAAATAA
- a CDS encoding M23 family metallopeptidase has translation MRKFILFLVAGLLFVVTVKGQQIFSNNKYPLVDFRMPMDIKPPALAGSFGEIRPNHFHSGIDFRTNQREGYPVYAIADGYISRLRVQNSGFGQALYVNHANGYTSVYGHLQRFNPKIDQVVKGLQYSKKTFELDEFPQATLIPVRKGDLIAYSGNRGSSGGPHLHFEIRDTKTEATINPQLFGINIPDNIKPIIYSLYVYRLNGKPFNEFTTKAGYTLTGTAAAYRLAQGKLTLNGEYGFGIVTTDRHNGLSGTNGVYAIQLEVDGKLVFTSALERFLFENSKAVNSHIDWPAYINTKKSIQKSFVDPGNPLGIYSNLVNNGRINFTDGKLHELKYTVTDASGNASTLSFTVQAGDGVVAENKTPSTGLIFPYGKLNEYSEADFKVILPKGTLYNDLNFTHKILKPASAASGNQYSAVCQIQNNLTPLHTGFDLWIKANASLERYKDKALMVNTNGASQGGIYEDGFLKAKPKTFGSFYIAIDTIAPVIVPLNISDGKRMTGISKMSFKIRDNLSGIQSFNGYIDGEWVLMEFDTKTATLWHTFDERTTAGKHELKIVVTDMKDNSKTYTITFYK, from the coding sequence ATGCGCAAATTCATTTTATTTTTAGTAGCCGGTCTTTTATTTGTTGTAACGGTTAAAGGCCAGCAAATTTTTAGCAACAATAAATATCCTTTGGTAGACTTTAGGATGCCGATGGACATTAAGCCGCCTGCACTTGCAGGATCTTTTGGTGAGATTAGACCCAATCATTTCCATTCTGGAATTGATTTTAGAACCAACCAGCGTGAAGGTTATCCGGTGTATGCCATTGCCGATGGCTATATTTCCAGGCTTAGGGTGCAAAACAGTGGCTTTGGACAGGCTTTATACGTCAACCACGCTAATGGTTATACCAGTGTTTATGGTCACCTGCAACGTTTTAACCCTAAAATCGATCAGGTGGTAAAAGGCCTTCAATACAGTAAAAAAACTTTTGAACTGGATGAGTTTCCGCAGGCAACGCTAATTCCCGTACGAAAAGGTGATTTGATAGCTTACTCTGGTAACAGGGGAAGTTCTGGCGGTCCGCATTTACACTTTGAGATCAGGGATACCAAAACTGAAGCAACTATTAACCCTCAGCTGTTTGGCATTAATATTCCAGATAACATTAAACCTATAATTTACAGTTTATATGTTTACCGCTTAAATGGTAAGCCCTTTAACGAGTTCACCACGAAGGCTGGTTATACCTTAACGGGTACTGCTGCGGCTTATCGTTTGGCCCAGGGAAAATTAACACTGAACGGTGAATATGGCTTCGGAATTGTAACAACAGATAGGCACAATGGGCTTTCTGGCACCAATGGTGTATATGCCATACAATTGGAAGTTGACGGAAAACTGGTGTTTACCTCTGCTTTGGAGCGGTTTTTATTTGAAAACAGCAAAGCTGTTAATTCGCACATAGACTGGCCTGCTTACATCAACACTAAAAAAAGCATACAGAAAAGTTTTGTAGATCCAGGGAATCCGCTAGGCATTTACAGCAACCTGGTAAACAATGGACGGATAAACTTTACAGACGGCAAATTGCATGAGTTAAAATATACTGTTACGGATGCAAGTGGCAATGCAAGTACCCTCTCTTTTACGGTTCAGGCTGGTGATGGCGTAGTGGCTGAAAACAAAACCCCTTCCACTGGCTTAATTTTTCCCTACGGAAAGTTAAACGAGTACAGTGAGGCCGACTTTAAGGTGATTTTGCCTAAGGGTACTTTATACAATGATTTGAATTTTACGCATAAGATTTTGAAACCTGCATCAGCAGCCTCTGGAAATCAATACTCTGCGGTTTGTCAGATCCAGAACAACCTAACCCCTTTGCATACGGGTTTTGACTTATGGATTAAAGCTAATGCCAGTTTAGAACGTTATAAAGACAAAGCGCTTATGGTAAACACCAATGGTGCATCGCAAGGTGGCATATATGAAGATGGTTTCCTTAAGGCCAAACCTAAGACCTTTGGGAGCTTTTATATTGCCATAGATACGATTGCGCCTGTGATTGTGCCCTTAAATATTTCGGATGGAAAGCGCATGACAGGGATTAGTAAAATGTCTTTCAAAATAAGAGATAACCTTTCTGGTATCCAAAGTTTTAATGGCTATATTGACGGTGAATGGGTGCTGATGGAATTTGACACTAAAACCGCTACCTTGTGGCACACTTTTGATGAAAGGACCACTGCGGGAAAACATGAGCTGAAAATTGTAGTGACTGACATGAAAGACAATAGTAAAACTTATACCATAACATTTTATAAATAA
- a CDS encoding bifunctional alpha,alpha-trehalose-phosphate synthase (UDP-forming)/trehalose-phosphatase → MMNNKTIIVSNRLPVKIIEHNGEYLLSPSEGGLATGLGSVYKEGNNIWIGWPGIEVPEERQDEVRKQLAELNLIPVFLTPEEINLYYEGFSNEILWPVFHYVVTYANFEQTYWDFYQLVNGKFEAELAAHVRDGDTIWVHDYQLMLLPSLIRAKAPNVTIGFFQHIPFPSYEIFRLIPWREELIHGLFGADLIGFHTFDDVRHFLSAAARLSPAKLSDNVITFQERQIVVEAFPMGIDDAKFEALAQSPLVEEHMNSFNEGLDNGKVILSIDRLDYSKGILQRLQAYELLLQTKPQCIGKISFYMIVVPSRDTVPQYRELREHIDQLVGNINARYRTLNWLPVHYFYRSFSVEFLSALYSTADICLVTPMRDGMNLVSKEYVASRIHDTGVLILSEMAGASKELNDALIVNPNNIGEIVKTILQALNMTLEEQHSRMASMRAVVKKFNIHLWVKNFMDKLEEVKVLQQSMLTRYASIKVREQIAEAYSKTDQRYIFLDYDGTLVGFQPVIDQASPDPELYELLNDLTSDLANKVIIISGRRNETLEKWFGHLKLDMIAEHGAWQKRYGEEWKSLPLLTDKWKQEVRTVLDTYTDRTPGSFIEDKSYSLVWHYRKVEDGLGELRASEIINHLKMIIADKGLQLMPGNKVIEFKNIEVNKGKAAQGWMHEAHPDFILALGDDHTDEDIFKALPEDAYTIKVGSNISAARYFLRNPTEVRLLLKNLTTFVPQGN, encoded by the coding sequence ATGATGAACAATAAAACGATAATCGTCTCCAACCGCTTGCCCGTTAAAATTATAGAACATAACGGAGAATACTTATTAAGCCCCAGTGAAGGGGGATTGGCTACCGGACTTGGATCCGTTTATAAAGAAGGTAATAACATCTGGATTGGATGGCCCGGAATTGAAGTACCGGAAGAAAGACAGGATGAAGTACGGAAGCAGCTTGCTGAGTTAAACCTCATTCCGGTTTTTTTAACTCCGGAAGAAATAAACCTTTATTATGAAGGTTTTTCTAATGAAATTTTATGGCCCGTATTTCACTACGTGGTTACTTACGCTAATTTTGAGCAAACTTACTGGGATTTTTACCAGCTGGTAAATGGTAAATTTGAAGCTGAACTTGCTGCACATGTTAGAGATGGTGATACCATTTGGGTACACGATTACCAGCTGATGCTGTTGCCTTCTTTAATTAGGGCTAAAGCGCCAAACGTTACCATCGGATTTTTTCAGCACATTCCTTTTCCTTCTTATGAAATATTCAGGCTGATACCCTGGCGTGAAGAACTGATACACGGGTTATTTGGTGCGGATTTGATCGGCTTTCATACTTTTGATGATGTGCGCCACTTTTTAAGCGCTGCCGCCAGACTTTCGCCTGCTAAGCTTTCTGATAATGTGATCACTTTTCAGGAACGCCAAATTGTTGTAGAGGCTTTTCCGATGGGAATAGATGATGCTAAATTTGAAGCCCTGGCCCAAAGTCCGCTTGTGGAAGAGCATATGAATTCTTTTAATGAGGGGCTGGACAATGGTAAAGTTATCCTTTCTATAGACCGACTGGATTATAGTAAAGGGATTTTACAGCGCTTGCAAGCTTACGAATTATTGCTGCAAACTAAGCCGCAGTGCATTGGCAAAATTTCATTTTATATGATTGTGGTTCCTTCAAGGGATACTGTGCCGCAATACCGCGAACTCCGAGAGCACATAGACCAATTAGTGGGTAACATTAACGCCAGGTACCGGACTTTAAACTGGCTGCCGGTACATTATTTTTACCGCTCGTTCTCGGTTGAATTTCTTTCTGCCTTGTACAGCACCGCAGATATTTGTTTGGTTACCCCGATGCGCGACGGCATGAACCTTGTAAGCAAAGAATATGTGGCCTCCCGCATCCATGATACCGGTGTACTTATTTTAAGTGAAATGGCGGGGGCTTCAAAAGAATTAAACGATGCCCTGATTGTAAACCCCAACAACATTGGGGAAATTGTAAAAACCATTTTGCAGGCACTAAATATGACTTTAGAAGAGCAGCACAGCAGAATGGCCAGCATGCGTGCTGTGGTTAAAAAATTTAATATCCACCTCTGGGTGAAAAACTTTATGGATAAATTAGAAGAAGTTAAAGTATTGCAGCAAAGCATGCTAACCAGATACGCCTCAATAAAGGTAAGGGAACAGATTGCTGAAGCTTATTCAAAAACTGATCAACGGTATATATTTTTGGACTATGATGGTACCTTAGTTGGTTTTCAGCCGGTTATAGATCAGGCGTCACCAGATCCTGAATTATACGAGCTGTTAAATGACTTGACCAGTGATTTGGCAAATAAAGTAATTATTATTAGTGGACGCCGCAATGAAACGCTGGAGAAGTGGTTTGGCCATTTAAAGCTGGACATGATTGCAGAGCATGGTGCCTGGCAAAAAAGATACGGAGAGGAATGGAAAAGCCTGCCATTGCTTACCGATAAATGGAAGCAGGAAGTGCGTACAGTTTTAGATACATATACCGATCGTACCCCGGGTTCTTTTATAGAAGATAAAAGTTACTCACTAGTTTGGCACTACAGAAAAGTGGAAGATGGTCTTGGCGAGCTTAGGGCGAGTGAGATCATTAACCACCTAAAGATGATTATTGCCGACAAAGGACTACAGTTGATGCCTGGAAATAAAGTAATAGAATTTAAGAACATAGAGGTAAATAAAGGTAAGGCTGCCCAGGGATGGATGCACGAAGCACATCCTGATTTTATACTGGCACTTGGGGATGACCACACGGACGAGGATATTTTTAAAGCCTTACCGGAAGATGCCTATACCATTAAGGTGGGCAGCAATATTTCTGCCGCAAGATACTTTTTAAGAAACCCTACGGAAGTGCGGCTACTATTGAAAAATCTGACAACGTTCGTCCCTCAGGGAAATTAA
- a CDS encoding fumarylacetoacetate hydrolase family protein, which produces MKVIAIGRNYAAHAKELNNPLPDAPVIFLKPDTAVLKDNKPFYLPDFSADIHYELEVVLKVCKEGKHIAEKFAGNYFDEVGLGIDFTARDLQSKFKEKGLPWELAKAFDNSAAISKFVPKSQFEDISALPFSLKINDELKQDGNTNMMLFSFEQIISFVSKYITLKKGDLIFTGTPEGVGKVFAGDKLEAWIADEQFLNFEIK; this is translated from the coding sequence ATGAAAGTGATTGCTATTGGACGCAACTATGCTGCGCACGCCAAAGAACTGAATAACCCACTGCCTGATGCTCCTGTAATTTTTCTAAAACCAGATACTGCTGTTTTAAAAGATAATAAACCTTTTTATTTACCTGATTTTTCTGCTGACATCCATTATGAGCTGGAAGTGGTACTTAAAGTTTGTAAGGAAGGTAAACATATTGCAGAGAAATTTGCCGGAAATTATTTTGATGAAGTAGGCCTGGGAATTGATTTTACAGCAAGGGACCTGCAAAGTAAATTTAAGGAAAAAGGGCTGCCCTGGGAATTGGCCAAAGCTTTTGACAACTCTGCCGCCATAAGTAAATTTGTACCTAAATCACAGTTTGAAGACATAAGTGCTTTACCTTTTAGCTTAAAAATTAATGACGAATTAAAGCAGGATGGCAACACCAATATGATGCTCTTTTCTTTTGAACAGATCATCTCTTTTGTATCTAAATACATTACCCTTAAAAAGGGAGACTTGATTTTTACCGGAACACCGGAGGGCGTTGGCAAAGTGTTTGCCGGCGATAAACTTGAGGCCTGGATAGCTGATGAGCAATTTTTAAATTTTGAGATCAAGTAA
- a CDS encoding acyl-CoA thioesterase, which translates to MQDYKTVESSQTTLTELMIPSYSNFGGKIHGGIILSLMDKVAYVCAAKHSDGYCITASIDVVDFLAPVEVGELVSLMASVNYVGKTSMIIGIKVISENVRTHVVKHTNTSYFTMVAIGEDHKPKQVPGLILKSQDDIRRFSQAKNRRELKATYKRDEASIKDEFNTAECLISLRDERCQIFQ; encoded by the coding sequence ATGCAAGATTATAAAACAGTAGAAAGTTCTCAAACCACACTCACCGAGCTGATGATCCCATCATACTCTAATTTTGGAGGCAAAATTCACGGAGGAATCATATTAAGTTTAATGGATAAAGTAGCTTACGTTTGCGCAGCTAAACATTCAGATGGCTACTGCATTACCGCCTCTATTGATGTGGTAGACTTCCTGGCCCCTGTAGAAGTCGGGGAACTGGTTTCTTTGATGGCTTCCGTAAATTATGTCGGAAAAACCTCTATGATTATTGGCATTAAAGTTATTTCTGAAAATGTACGTACCCACGTGGTTAAGCATACCAATACCAGTTATTTTACCATGGTAGCCATTGGCGAAGACCACAAACCCAAACAAGTTCCTGGCCTGATTTTAAAAAGCCAGGATGATATCAGGCGTTTTTCTCAGGCCAAGAACAGAAGAGAACTTAAGGCCACTTATAAAAGAGACGAAGCTTCTATTAAAGATGAATTTAATACCGCTGAATGTTTAATTTCCCTGAGGGACGAACGTTGTCAGATTTTTCAATAG
- a CDS encoding YceH family protein, which produces METPQSLQLLSAIEQRILGSLIEKSKATPDYYPMTISALTAACNQKTSRNPVVNYDEESIVLTLNMLKIKGLVGTVSGAGSRVVKYKHNLAIVYPLLPTELVIVCLLLLRGPLTPGEINTNSSRLYEFETIEEVNELLQKLAADEPAYVVQLPKKAGQKESRYMHLFGGIPEVNEQEEVANDTPQSANTTELEERITKLEKEVEELKELVNLLMN; this is translated from the coding sequence ATGGAAACTCCTCAATCACTTCAGTTATTGTCTGCCATAGAGCAGCGGATATTGGGCTCGCTCATAGAAAAAAGTAAAGCGACACCTGATTATTACCCCATGACAATTTCTGCATTAACTGCAGCATGTAACCAAAAAACATCCCGTAATCCGGTGGTAAATTATGATGAAGAATCTATTGTGCTTACCCTGAATATGTTAAAAATAAAGGGCCTTGTAGGTACAGTATCTGGTGCAGGAAGTCGTGTGGTAAAGTATAAGCATAACCTGGCAATTGTTTATCCTTTGTTGCCTACCGAACTGGTTATCGTTTGTTTGTTACTGCTCCGCGGTCCGCTTACACCAGGAGAAATCAACACCAATTCTTCGCGTTTATATGAATTTGAAACCATCGAAGAAGTTAATGAGCTGTTACAAAAACTTGCTGCGGATGAGCCTGCTTATGTGGTTCAACTGCCTAAAAAAGCAGGCCAGAAAGAATCCAGGTACATGCATTTGTTTGGTGGAATACCAGAGGTTAATGAGCAGGAAGAGGTAGCCAATGACACTCCACAGTCTGCAAATACTACTGAACTGGAAGAACGCATAACGAAATTAGAAAAGGAAGTAGAGGAGCTAAAAGAATTGGTGAATTTATTGATGAACTAA
- a CDS encoding transketolase, which translates to MKRTIEELEDIASQVRRDIVRMVHGCQSGHPGGSLGCADFMTALYFEVMNHNPDFKMEGKGEDLFFLSNGHISPVFYSVLARSGYFDVAELATFRKLNSRVQGHPTTHEGLPGIRIASGSLGQGLSVAIGAALAKKLNKDLSHVFVLLGDGELQEGQNWEAIMFAPFNKVDNLIASVDYNGQQIDGPTEKVLSLESLQAKFEAFGWHVITSNGNDMADIVRNLEYAKSLLGKGKPVLNLMSTIMGNGVDFMMGSHKWHGVAPNDEQLALAIAQLKTTHKDY; encoded by the coding sequence ATGAAACGTACGATTGAAGAATTAGAGGATATCGCTTCGCAGGTAAGAAGAGATATTGTAAGAATGGTTCATGGCTGCCAGTCCGGGCACCCTGGAGGATCATTAGGCTGTGCTGATTTTATGACAGCTTTATATTTTGAAGTGATGAACCACAATCCGGACTTTAAAATGGAAGGTAAAGGAGAAGATTTATTTTTCCTTTCTAACGGCCATATTTCTCCTGTATTTTACAGTGTACTGGCTAGATCTGGCTATTTTGATGTAGCTGAACTGGCTACTTTTAGAAAGTTAAACTCGAGGGTTCAGGGACACCCTACCACCCACGAAGGTTTACCAGGTATCCGTATTGCTTCTGGTTCATTAGGACAGGGCCTTTCTGTTGCCATTGGTGCGGCTTTGGCTAAAAAACTAAATAAAGACCTATCTCACGTTTTTGTGTTGCTTGGTGACGGTGAGTTACAGGAAGGCCAAAACTGGGAAGCGATTATGTTTGCTCCTTTTAACAAGGTTGACAATTTAATAGCATCCGTTGATTATAACGGTCAGCAAATTGACGGCCCTACAGAAAAAGTACTTTCGCTGGAAAGCTTACAAGCTAAATTTGAAGCTTTTGGATGGCATGTAATCACCTCTAACGGTAATGACATGGCTGATATTGTTAGGAACCTTGAATATGCAAAATCATTGCTTGGAAAAGGTAAGCCTGTTTTGAATTTAATGAGTACCATTATGGGTAACGGTGTTGACTTTATGATGGGATCGCACAAATGGCACGGTGTTGCCCCTAACGATGAGCAACTTGCCCTTGCAATTGCCCAATTAAAAACCACACATAAAGATTACTAG
- a CDS encoding T9SS type A sorting domain-containing protein: MNKTSKTAFFAYVICCACISLLCSMPVLAQKSDSIYYSSRAKKVNRTPTIKANIQSYKPSYNAGLGYLPYNNSLLNAKGSIKQDKILSVSKVYPNPVDDQVNVTLKLDREGVVSIKIIDLLGNEVITLANERMVSGEQTKSFTIPNKLNSGIYFLRIVCGAETIVKRISVI, from the coding sequence ATGAACAAAACGTCTAAAACCGCCTTCTTTGCTTATGTAATCTGTTGCGCCTGCATCAGCTTACTCTGCAGTATGCCTGTTTTAGCACAAAAATCTGATAGTATTTATTACAGCTCAAGAGCTAAGAAAGTAAATAGAACACCAACTATCAAAGCAAACATCCAATCTTACAAGCCTAGCTACAATGCTGGCTTAGGCTATCTTCCTTACAACAATTCTTTATTAAACGCCAAAGGCTCGATTAAGCAAGACAAAATTCTTTCGGTATCTAAGGTATATCCAAATCCGGTAGATGATCAGGTAAATGTGACTTTGAAACTTGATCGTGAGGGTGTAGTTTCCATTAAAATTATTGATTTACTGGGAAATGAAGTGATTACCCTAGCCAATGAACGCATGGTTTCTGGTGAACAAACTAAAAGCTTTACCATTCCTAATAAACTAAACAGCGGCATTTATTTTCTGCGCATAGTTTGTGGTGCAGAAACGATTGTAAAACGCATTTCTGTTATCTAA